From a region of the Sphaerodactylus townsendi isolate TG3544 linkage group LG16, MPM_Stown_v2.3, whole genome shotgun sequence genome:
- the ATP13A2 gene encoding polyamine-transporting ATPase 13A2 isoform X1 — translation MSSGSGRLRECPPRSQRTLQQSLPETPVDVSGYQSNTWKVILCHLLSLLTLGGLLIVFHWKPYLRVRARCRRCPLSQADWVVITDQFGQSFTAQVQTEQLEEGSLTLWGAAAGGDAGRSSIAVGAAEDPDAGDTIWLHREEEQKNAIRYYLFEGLRYIWVETHEVFCRVSKLDENRTFAAIHSSRYGLSAQERSTRRKVYGPNLIDVPVKTYLSLLIAEILNPFYIFQVFSVSLWVCESYYYYAACIFVISAASIGISLYETRRQSETLQSMVKMSVSVRVCTGNGEETTMNSGDLVPGDCIVVPADGMFVPCDAALLTGECLVNESLLTGESTPVMKAPLPEGPQATSNTYSPEEHRRHTLFCGTQVLQARSHGGAEILAVVTRTGFSTAKGDLVSSILYPKPVNFKFYKDAVKFVLFLAVLAALGTAYSIFILIRNQVPAWQIVLRGLDIVTVVVPPALPAAMTVGTIYAQNRLKKHGIFCISPPRINLGGKVRLVCFDKTGTLTEEGLDIWGVVPQENRTFLPIVHEVRCVGDGPLRRCLVTCHTVSLLRDQPIGDPVDLKMLESTGWTQETVEGEEAEAQVIRLFGSKALVVMKPPPLVDQPFDAHTLPVAVLRRFPFASSLQRMSVVVKLPGGGPSEAYMKGAPETVASRCKQESVPVDFSETLCHYTSDGFRVLGLSYKPMASVRTLEEAQAVPRDSVESGMFFLGFLMMKNVLKPDTAPVIHLLRSADIRPVMVTGDNMLTAVNVARSCRMVEAGEQVVFVNAVPPGDGQPPALKFIPAEPPSQLPEGSYQQEGYFLERHPSRFALNGKSFAVICEHFPGLLPKILVRATVFARMSPDQKTLLVRSLQDLNYCVGMCGDGANDCGALKAADVGISLSDAEASVASPFTSKTASIECVPVVIREGRCSLVTSFVVFKYMALYSLVQFVSVLLLYTINTNLSDLQFFFFDLVITTTVAALMGKTAPAKELGPERPQGTLMNPVVLGSLLLQTGLLTAVQVICYFITVSQRWYVPLNSTVTAPENLPNYENTVVFCVSGFQYLILAVAMSKGYPFRKPLYSNVFFLIALIVLFSLMIWLTLYPLGFMNMLTLKGIADMNFKLVLLGMATLHFFMAFVLETFLDSGLTGGLRKLCRKKSSKKIFKRLEKELCQQQPAWPPLYEPVFAPSTGSAATR, via the exons ATGAGCTCAG GCAGCGGCAGACTGAGGGAGTGCCCGCCCCGCAGCCAGAGGACCCTCCAGCAAAGCCTTCCAGAGACCCCCGTG GATGTCAGCGGCTATCAAAGCAACACCTGGAAGGTCATCCTCTGCCACCTCCTCTCCCTGCTCACCTTGGGCGGCCTCCTCATCGTCTTTCATTGGAAGCCGTACCTCAGAGTCCGAGCACGATGCCGCCGCTGCCCCCTGAgccaggctgactgggtggtcaTTACA GACCAGTTTGGCCAGTCCTTCACTGCACAGGTGCAAACAGAACAACTCGAGGAAGGCAG CCTCACCCTTTGGGGTGCTGCTGCCGGGGGAGATGCCGGCAGAAGTAGCATCGCTGTGGGGGCGGCAGAGGACCCTGATGCCGGAGACACAATATGGCTTCATCGGGAAGAGGAGCAG AAGAATGCCATCCGCTACTACCTCTTTGAAGGCCTGCGCTATATCTGGGTTGAAACACACGAAGTGTTCTGCAGGGTCAG CAAGTTAGATGAGAACAGGACTTTCGCAGCAATCCACTCCTCCCGCTACGGACTGAGCGCCCAGGAACGGAGCACCAG GAGAAAGGTCTATGGACCAAACCTGATAGATGTACCTGTCAAAACTTACCTCAGCCTGCTGATAGCAGAG ATCCTGAACCCATTCTACATATTCCAGGTTTTCAGTGTGTCCTTGTGGGTCTGTGAGAGTTACTACTATTATGCTGCCTGCATCTTCGTCATATCTGCTGCCTCAATTGGAATCTCTCTTTACGAGACCAGGAGG CAAAGTGAAACCCTGCAGAGCATGGTGAAGATGTCGGTCAGCGTGAGAGTCTGCACAGGCAACGGGG AGGAAACAACCATGAACTCCGGTGATCTTGTGCCGGGAGACTGCATCGTGGTCCCTGCAGACGGAATGTTTGTTCCTTGTGATGCCGCACTGCTGACTGGAGAGTGCTTGGTGAATGAAAGCCTTCTGACAG GAGAAAGCACCCCAGTGATGAAGGCCCCCTTGCCAGAAGGCCCGCAGGCCACCAGCAACACCTATTCCCCAGAGGAGCACAGGCGGCACACACTCTTCTGTGGGACGCAGGTCCTGCAGGCCAGGTCCCACGGGGGTGCCGAAATCCTGGCTGTTGTGACTCGCACAG GCTTCAGCACAGCCAAAGGAGACCTCGTCAGCTCCATCCTCTACCCCAAGCCCGTTAACTTTAAATTTTATAAGGATGCAGTGAAGTTTGTGCTCTTTCTCGCAGTCCTGG CTGCCCTCGGGACCGCCTACAGCATCTTCATCTTAATTCGAAATCAG GTTCCTGCTTGGCAAATTGTGCTGCGTGGCCTGGACATTGTGACGGTGGTGGTGCCCCCAGCCCTGCCCGCTGCAATGACCGTGGGCACCATCTATGCCCAGAACCGGCTGAAGAAGCAcgggatcttctgcatcagcccGCCCCGGATCAACCTTGGGGGGAAGGTTCGTCTGGTCTGCTTTGACAAG ACAGGGACCCTCACAGAGGAGGGCCTGGATATCTGGGGCGTCGTTCCCCAGGAGAACCGCACTTTCCTGCCGATTGTTCATGAGGTGCGCTGTGTGGGTGACGGCCCGTTGCGCCGTTGCCTGGTCACCTGCCACACGGTCTCTCTGCTCAGAGATCAGCCCATTGGAGACCCTGTGGACCTCAAGATGCTGGAGTCCACTGGATGG ACCCAGGAGACGGTTGAGGGAGAAGAGGCAGAGGCCCAGGTGATTCGGCTTTTTGGATCCAAGGCCCTGGTTGTGATGAAGCCGCCGCCCCTGGTGGATCAACCTTTTGATGCA CACACACTCCCCGTGGCGGTTCTCCGCCGCTTCCCATTTGCCTCATCCCTGCAGAGAATGAGTGTTGTGGTGAAGCTTCCTGGCGGGGGCCCCTCAGAGGCCTACATGAAGGGGGCTCCCGAAACAGTAGCCAGCCGCTGCAAGCAAGAGTCGG TTCCTGTGGATTTCTCTGAAACGTTGTGTCATTACACCAGTGACGGCTTCCGTGTGTTGGGGCTCTCCTACAAGCCCATGGCTTCTGTCAGGACCCTTGAAGAAGCCCAGGCGGTGCCCAG GGACTCTGTGGAGAGCGGGATGTTCTTCCTCGGCTTCCTCATGATGAAGAACGTCCTCAAGCCCGACACGGCCCCCGTCATCCACTTACTGCGCAGCGCTGACATCCGGCCCGTCATGGTCACAG GGGACAACATGCTCACCGCGGTGAACGTGGCCCGAAGCTGCCGGATGGTGGAGGCCGGGGAGCAGGTGGTCTTTGTGAACGCCGTCCCCCCCGGTGATGGCCAGCCGCCTGCCCTCAAATTCATCCCCGCTGAGCCTCCCTCTCAGCTGCCAGAG GGTTCGTATCAGCAGGAGGGCTACTTCTTGGAGCGGCACCCTTCTCGCTTTGCCTTGAACGGAAAGTCCTTTGCTGTGATCTGCGAACACTTCCCTGGCCTCCTGCCAAAG ATACTGGTGCGAGCCACAGTTTTTGCCCGGATGTCACCTGACCAGAAAACACTCTTGGTtcgcagtttgcaagacctgaa CTACTGTGTGGGCATGTGTGGTGATGGGGCCAACGACTGCGGGGCCCTGAAGGCAGCCGATGTGGGGATCTCGCTGTCAGACGCCGAGGCTTCTGTGGCCTCCCCTTTCACATCCAAAACTGCCAGCATTGAGTGTGTGCCCGTTGTCATACG GGAGGGCCGGTGCTCTCTGGTCACCTCCTTCGTGGTCTTCAAGTACATGGCCCTCTACAGCCTGGTGCAGTTTGTCTCTGTGCTGCTCCTCTACACG ATTAACACCAACCTCAGTGACCTGCAGTTCTTCTTCTTCGACCTGGTGATCACCACCACCGTGGCTGCTCTGATGGGCAAGACAGCCCCAGCCAAGGAGCTGGGTCCCGAGCGCCCTCAAGGCACCCTGATGAACCCCGTCGTCTTGGGCAGCCTTCTTCTCCAGACAGGGCTCCTCACTGCCGTCCAGGTTATCTGCTACTTCATCACTGTCTCTCAGAGGTG GTATGTCCCATTGAACAGCACCGTGACCGCCCCTGAGAACCTCCCAAATTACGAAAACACCGTTGTGTTCTGCGTCTCAGGGTTCCAGTACCTCATCCTGGCTGTGGCCATGTCTAAGGGCTACCCTTTCAGGAAACCCCTGTACAGCAACG TGTTCTTTTTGATCGCCCTCATTGTCTTGTTCAGCCTCATGATCTGGCTGACCCTTTACCCACTGGGCTTCATGAACATGCTGACTCTGAAAGGCATTGCTGACATGAACTTCAAACTGGTGTTGCTGGGCATGGCCACGCTCCATTTCTTCATGGCCTTTGTGCTGGAG ACCTTTCTAGATAGTGGCTTGACGGGTGGCTTAAGGAAGCTGTGCCGTAAGAAGTCCTCCAAGAAGATCTTCAAGAGGCTAGAGAAAGAGCTCTGCCAACAGCAGCCTGCGTGGCCCCCCCTCTACGAGCCTGTCTTCGCCCCCTCGACTGGCTCTGCTGCTACCAGGTGA
- the ATP13A2 gene encoding polyamine-transporting ATPase 13A2 isoform X2 produces the protein MVKMSVSVRVCTGNGEETTMNSGDLVPGDCIVVPADGMFVPCDAALLTGECLVNESLLTGESTPVMKAPLPEGPQATSNTYSPEEHRRHTLFCGTQVLQARSHGGAEILAVVTRTGFSTAKGDLVSSILYPKPVNFKFYKDAVKFVLFLAVLAALGTAYSIFILIRNQVPAWQIVLRGLDIVTVVVPPALPAAMTVGTIYAQNRLKKHGIFCISPPRINLGGKVRLVCFDKTGTLTEEGLDIWGVVPQENRTFLPIVHEVRCVGDGPLRRCLVTCHTVSLLRDQPIGDPVDLKMLESTGWTQETVEGEEAEAQVIRLFGSKALVVMKPPPLVDQPFDAHTLPVAVLRRFPFASSLQRMSVVVKLPGGGPSEAYMKGAPETVASRCKQESVPVDFSETLCHYTSDGFRVLGLSYKPMASVRTLEEAQAVPRDSVESGMFFLGFLMMKNVLKPDTAPVIHLLRSADIRPVMVTGDNMLTAVNVARSCRMVEAGEQVVFVNAVPPGDGQPPALKFIPAEPPSQLPEGSYQQEGYFLERHPSRFALNGKSFAVICEHFPGLLPKILVRATVFARMSPDQKTLLVRSLQDLNYCVGMCGDGANDCGALKAADVGISLSDAEASVASPFTSKTASIECVPVVIREGRCSLVTSFVVFKYMALYSLVQFVSVLLLYTINTNLSDLQFFFFDLVITTTVAALMGKTAPAKELGPERPQGTLMNPVVLGSLLLQTGLLTAVQVICYFITVSQRWYVPLNSTVTAPENLPNYENTVVFCVSGFQYLILAVAMSKGYPFRKPLYSNVFFLIALIVLFSLMIWLTLYPLGFMNMLTLKGIADMNFKLVLLGMATLHFFMAFVLETFLDSGLTGGLRKLCRKKSSKKIFKRLEKELCQQQPAWPPLYEPVFAPSTGSAATR, from the exons ATGGTGAAGATGTCGGTCAGCGTGAGAGTCTGCACAGGCAACGGGG AGGAAACAACCATGAACTCCGGTGATCTTGTGCCGGGAGACTGCATCGTGGTCCCTGCAGACGGAATGTTTGTTCCTTGTGATGCCGCACTGCTGACTGGAGAGTGCTTGGTGAATGAAAGCCTTCTGACAG GAGAAAGCACCCCAGTGATGAAGGCCCCCTTGCCAGAAGGCCCGCAGGCCACCAGCAACACCTATTCCCCAGAGGAGCACAGGCGGCACACACTCTTCTGTGGGACGCAGGTCCTGCAGGCCAGGTCCCACGGGGGTGCCGAAATCCTGGCTGTTGTGACTCGCACAG GCTTCAGCACAGCCAAAGGAGACCTCGTCAGCTCCATCCTCTACCCCAAGCCCGTTAACTTTAAATTTTATAAGGATGCAGTGAAGTTTGTGCTCTTTCTCGCAGTCCTGG CTGCCCTCGGGACCGCCTACAGCATCTTCATCTTAATTCGAAATCAG GTTCCTGCTTGGCAAATTGTGCTGCGTGGCCTGGACATTGTGACGGTGGTGGTGCCCCCAGCCCTGCCCGCTGCAATGACCGTGGGCACCATCTATGCCCAGAACCGGCTGAAGAAGCAcgggatcttctgcatcagcccGCCCCGGATCAACCTTGGGGGGAAGGTTCGTCTGGTCTGCTTTGACAAG ACAGGGACCCTCACAGAGGAGGGCCTGGATATCTGGGGCGTCGTTCCCCAGGAGAACCGCACTTTCCTGCCGATTGTTCATGAGGTGCGCTGTGTGGGTGACGGCCCGTTGCGCCGTTGCCTGGTCACCTGCCACACGGTCTCTCTGCTCAGAGATCAGCCCATTGGAGACCCTGTGGACCTCAAGATGCTGGAGTCCACTGGATGG ACCCAGGAGACGGTTGAGGGAGAAGAGGCAGAGGCCCAGGTGATTCGGCTTTTTGGATCCAAGGCCCTGGTTGTGATGAAGCCGCCGCCCCTGGTGGATCAACCTTTTGATGCA CACACACTCCCCGTGGCGGTTCTCCGCCGCTTCCCATTTGCCTCATCCCTGCAGAGAATGAGTGTTGTGGTGAAGCTTCCTGGCGGGGGCCCCTCAGAGGCCTACATGAAGGGGGCTCCCGAAACAGTAGCCAGCCGCTGCAAGCAAGAGTCGG TTCCTGTGGATTTCTCTGAAACGTTGTGTCATTACACCAGTGACGGCTTCCGTGTGTTGGGGCTCTCCTACAAGCCCATGGCTTCTGTCAGGACCCTTGAAGAAGCCCAGGCGGTGCCCAG GGACTCTGTGGAGAGCGGGATGTTCTTCCTCGGCTTCCTCATGATGAAGAACGTCCTCAAGCCCGACACGGCCCCCGTCATCCACTTACTGCGCAGCGCTGACATCCGGCCCGTCATGGTCACAG GGGACAACATGCTCACCGCGGTGAACGTGGCCCGAAGCTGCCGGATGGTGGAGGCCGGGGAGCAGGTGGTCTTTGTGAACGCCGTCCCCCCCGGTGATGGCCAGCCGCCTGCCCTCAAATTCATCCCCGCTGAGCCTCCCTCTCAGCTGCCAGAG GGTTCGTATCAGCAGGAGGGCTACTTCTTGGAGCGGCACCCTTCTCGCTTTGCCTTGAACGGAAAGTCCTTTGCTGTGATCTGCGAACACTTCCCTGGCCTCCTGCCAAAG ATACTGGTGCGAGCCACAGTTTTTGCCCGGATGTCACCTGACCAGAAAACACTCTTGGTtcgcagtttgcaagacctgaa CTACTGTGTGGGCATGTGTGGTGATGGGGCCAACGACTGCGGGGCCCTGAAGGCAGCCGATGTGGGGATCTCGCTGTCAGACGCCGAGGCTTCTGTGGCCTCCCCTTTCACATCCAAAACTGCCAGCATTGAGTGTGTGCCCGTTGTCATACG GGAGGGCCGGTGCTCTCTGGTCACCTCCTTCGTGGTCTTCAAGTACATGGCCCTCTACAGCCTGGTGCAGTTTGTCTCTGTGCTGCTCCTCTACACG ATTAACACCAACCTCAGTGACCTGCAGTTCTTCTTCTTCGACCTGGTGATCACCACCACCGTGGCTGCTCTGATGGGCAAGACAGCCCCAGCCAAGGAGCTGGGTCCCGAGCGCCCTCAAGGCACCCTGATGAACCCCGTCGTCTTGGGCAGCCTTCTTCTCCAGACAGGGCTCCTCACTGCCGTCCAGGTTATCTGCTACTTCATCACTGTCTCTCAGAGGTG GTATGTCCCATTGAACAGCACCGTGACCGCCCCTGAGAACCTCCCAAATTACGAAAACACCGTTGTGTTCTGCGTCTCAGGGTTCCAGTACCTCATCCTGGCTGTGGCCATGTCTAAGGGCTACCCTTTCAGGAAACCCCTGTACAGCAACG TGTTCTTTTTGATCGCCCTCATTGTCTTGTTCAGCCTCATGATCTGGCTGACCCTTTACCCACTGGGCTTCATGAACATGCTGACTCTGAAAGGCATTGCTGACATGAACTTCAAACTGGTGTTGCTGGGCATGGCCACGCTCCATTTCTTCATGGCCTTTGTGCTGGAG ACCTTTCTAGATAGTGGCTTGACGGGTGGCTTAAGGAAGCTGTGCCGTAAGAAGTCCTCCAAGAAGATCTTCAAGAGGCTAGAGAAAGAGCTCTGCCAACAGCAGCCTGCGTGGCCCCCCCTCTACGAGCCTGTCTTCGCCCCCTCGACTGGCTCTGCTGCTACCAGGTGA
- the MFAP2 gene encoding microfibrillar-associated protein 2 isoform X2 → MRTLGLFVLCLPVLLAQGQYDIGDPAYHDTPYIPYEIESQDYYDYAGNDIAPQAPEEQYPYQSQQQNQQEVIPAPTPDCQEEQAILVPGLYSVHKPCKQCLNELCFYSLRRVYVINKEICIRTVCAHEELLRADFCRDKFSRCGVMATSGLCQSVAASCARSCGGC, encoded by the exons ATGAGGACTCTGGGCCTCTTCGTCCTCTGCTTGCCAG TGCTTCTGGCCCAAGGGCAGTACGACATTGGAGACCCAGCATACCACGACACGCCATACATCCCCTATGAAATAG aAAGTCAAGATTACTATGACTATGCTGGCAATG ACATTGCCCCGCAGGCTCCCGAAGAGCAATACCCCTACCAGTCCCAGCAGCAGAACCAGCAGGAGGTCATCCCAGCCCCAACCCCAG ATTGCCAGGAGGAGCAGGCAATTCTGGTACCTGGCCTGTACTCGGTCCACAAGCCCTGCAAGCAGTGCCTAAATGAGCTCTGTTTTTACAG CCTGCGGCGGGTTTATGTGATCAATAAGGAAATCTGCATCCGCACTGTCTGTGCCCATGAAGAGCTGCTGAGAG CTGACTTCTGCCGCGACAAGTTCTCCCGGTGTGGCGTGATGGCGACCAGCGGGCTGTGCCAGAGCGTGGCTGCCTCCTGTGCCCGAAGCTGCGGGGGCTGCTAG
- the MFAP2 gene encoding microfibrillar-associated protein 2 isoform X1 has protein sequence MRTLGLFVLCLPVLLAQGQYDIGDPAYHDTPYIPYEIESQDYYDYAGNDIAPQAPEEQYPYQSQQQNQQEVIPAPTPGTAETEPTEPGPFDCQEEQAILVPGLYSVHKPCKQCLNELCFYSLRRVYVINKEICIRTVCAHEELLRADFCRDKFSRCGVMATSGLCQSVAASCARSCGGC, from the exons ATGAGGACTCTGGGCCTCTTCGTCCTCTGCTTGCCAG TGCTTCTGGCCCAAGGGCAGTACGACATTGGAGACCCAGCATACCACGACACGCCATACATCCCCTATGAAATAG aAAGTCAAGATTACTATGACTATGCTGGCAATG ACATTGCCCCGCAGGCTCCCGAAGAGCAATACCCCTACCAGTCCCAGCAGCAGAACCAGCAGGAGGTCATCCCAGCCCCAACCCCAG GCACGGCTGAGACGGAGCCCACCGAGCCCGGGCCCTTCG ATTGCCAGGAGGAGCAGGCAATTCTGGTACCTGGCCTGTACTCGGTCCACAAGCCCTGCAAGCAGTGCCTAAATGAGCTCTGTTTTTACAG CCTGCGGCGGGTTTATGTGATCAATAAGGAAATCTGCATCCGCACTGTCTGTGCCCATGAAGAGCTGCTGAGAG CTGACTTCTGCCGCGACAAGTTCTCCCGGTGTGGCGTGATGGCGACCAGCGGGCTGTGCCAGAGCGTGGCTGCCTCCTGTGCCCGAAGCTGCGGGGGCTGCTAG